Within Ananas comosus cultivar F153 unplaced genomic scaffold, ASM154086v1, whole genome shotgun sequence, the genomic segment AATCTCGTCAAATTCGGCGACAGGGAGTGACCTGTCACACTTGAGACTCTAAGGAAATGTAACAGTTTATGTCTCTGAAATTCGACCTCAATCTCAATTGTTTCTTAACAAGTTTATGGTTGTCGTAAAACTATTTCTTTCAATACTGCAAGTGAAAGAAGCTTTCTGATAACTTGTCAGAATTGAACATACCGTAAAGAGTAGGTTGTATCCGAGCTCGAGAATACGCTGCTGCAGCTTGATCTTGCTCCACACCAGATCAAGATAATCTTTGGTCATGTAGCTCTTCTCCGCGGACAAGTCGACGCCTTGCGGTCTGAGGAAGTAGCAGTACGGGTGCACCGACTTGCACCGCTCGAACGCCTTGGCGTCCAGCGCGACGATTATGAGATGCTTCACGAAGTGCTCCACATTCTCGCCGATCCGGAAGCTCTCGAAGAATGCATCGAGAAGCGAGTTCGGCGCCGCCCAGGCTTCGTTCACTGCTGTCATCAGCACTGTTCTGTCATCCATGGTTGCTCTCCGCGCCAACTCTTCTATGTCTTGCTCGTCATGACTCGTTGTCTGGTGAGAATTGAAGCATAAGTATTGTTTGCAGTAATTCATTatagatagcgcgaaccaaatgCATCCTATGTATGTGTGGATGTGTTCGCATGCCATGTGCAAACACACACGCACCCGCGGACACGCAATACACTCACTGTTTTGGGCTTTGGGTCGGGCTCAGCCCAAATTAGAACAAGCccaaaaaagcccaaaattataTGGGCCTCAAACTTGAAGCCCAAAGGCCAATTTGTGGATACTGAAATCCCGGCCCAAACGGCCccgaaaactaaaatattaaataattttgggTGGAACCAATCAAGGAATTATAATTAGCTAACTTAATAATGAATTGGCTCCACCAACTCTGAATCCAATAATTTAGGAGATCTTACTTAGAGAACTACgatacgtaaaaaaaaaaaagaaaaaataatcgTTATTATCCAATCATTCTCTTTTGATCTTTATGTAAGTACATCTCGTGGGTCAcatcctaattaatttattaaaatatattctatacTATTTAAAACCTTCatagattaataattataaagttTGGTGGACCGGTTCTTTGCAATTAAATAGTATCTTTTATATTGTTGGTTTTTGAGACCATTTATTATATAGATAACCGGTTTTCGAAACTTATAATTTGATACATAGtcattaaaatttgatagatGTTTTTTTGTTAGAGAGAAAGGTAGAGTTGTTTTCCTTCATAGAGGAAATTTTgtgaaatcaattttttttttctttcaaatcactaaaaaaattacttaattactTGAATTGTTATCATGAATTACAATTAAAATCTCTTCACTAATATACCTTCTTACTTTTAATTTTCACACAATTCATAacctattaaaaaaaacaaaaggtatTAATTCATACTATTCAATGTATTCATATTGTTCCTCCCATCTTAGAACTTTCAACCAAAAAGCTAGACTAGGACAACATCTCAATCAACAAAATGCATTAATTCAACAAAACGCAGCGATTTGATACTTGAGCTTTGAAAATTTTAAGCATCAGAGCAAATGTGTTCGACGAACACGTTTCCAAACTAGCTAGGCCTAATGCgagccaaaaataaagaaaaggagaggTTAAAATTAAGTATGATTATTACCTTGTTAACAAGAGGGGCCTTAGTTGATCTGATGGGCTCTTCATGATGATCAGAAGCCACCTTGGAGTTAGCTTCTTGATCAGGCTGGTGATCCAGTGAAGGCAACTTACTGGGCCCATTCTTGAGATGTGACACCTCCAAATCCAATGCTCTCCCTCCTGCAGGATCTGCAGAGAAGAAGAGCAGCATGCAGATGCCAGCAAAAGCTGCCCCAAGCAGAAAAATCACTGCTGGTTGAAGGTGTCTGATGTTGCTGCTGCTCTTCATATTTTTGGTTCCAAATGAaggagttgagagagagagagagagagagagaaagagagagagagagggtttagTTTCAGGAGTGATAATTAATGTGTTTTGTGTCTATCAAAATGGGCATCTTAATGGAGTTAGAAGATTAGAGAGAGTCAAAATGGGCATCTTAATGGAGTTAGAAgattagagagagtgagagatagTAGAAGAAGCAAGTAACATGCATCTCAAATAATGAAGTAAAAGTCAACTATTGTGGGCACCAATTAACTATGCATAGAGAGATGTGTTAAATATGTAGTTTGGTAGATGTAgttgcatatgtatatatacattgttTGAATGCAGTGCTCACGTTGTCTCACAAGTTTCTCTGATTGAAATAATAAttgatagggagagagagacggtgacagagagagaaaaaaaagagacttTTTAAGCAAAAATGGGACTAGTTCAGCAGTTGTTATCTAAGATTTAGTCAGGAAGGTCGGAAATTTGAATCctgcatataattttttgaaaaattaaaatc encodes:
- the LOC109705572 gene encoding uncharacterized protein At4g15970-like gives rise to the protein MKSSSNIRHLQPAVIFLLGAAFAGICMLLFFSADPAGGRALDLEVSHLKNGPSKLPSLDHQPDQEANSKVASDHHEEPIRSTKAPLVNKTTSHDEQDIEELARRATMDDRTVLMTAVNEAWAAPNSLLDAFFESFRIGENVEHFVKHLIIVALDAKAFERCKSVHPYCYFLRPQGVDLSAEKSYMTKDYLDLVWSKIKLQQRILELGYNLLFTDVDIAWFRNPLEHITLAADISTSSDFYFGNPHALGNYPNTGFIYFKSCKKNIEVMRYWHDSRRRWPQNHDQFVFNEIKHELVDKFGVQIKFLDTAYVSGFCQLGKDLNKVCTVHATCCIGLNNKLYDLRGVIEDWKNYTSHPVWQRQMGHLKWRLPGRCIH